The Ooceraea biroi isolate clonal line C1 chromosome 3, Obir_v5.4, whole genome shotgun sequence genome contains the following window.
TTCGGCACTCTACACACCATCCGTTAACATACAAGAAGTTCATTTGTTTTCCGCCGATATCGGCAGGCCTCCTTGTTCTGCTCGCGCCAGTCGCAATTGTGTTACGACCGGACGACCATACCGCGGCGAACATATAGAAAAGGTAAGaattatatgtgtgtgtatgttgaTATATACACACCcatgatatatatacatatatatatatatatattaatacattataatatttttgttattacagCAAAAAGCGAGGGCGCAACGCATCCGGAAACAACGCATCCggaaacgacgacggcgataataccaccgccaccaccatcgCAACCACCACCGTTGACGGAGCAAcaaacaacgacgacggcgatggtACCATCGCCACCACTGTCGCAATCACCACCGCCAACGGGGCAAcaaacaacgacgacgacggtgacgataCCACCGTCGACGGGGCAACAAACAACGGATCATCCACCGTCACGGGATGcaggaaaaggaagaggaagaggaagaggggcGCCCGTATCGCATAAAGTAAGtactttttctataattatatttggtTAGGTTCAGTTTtgttcgttcgcgcgcgcatgtttcttcattcattcgctcgctcgctcgttctctcgctttctctctctcttgcttcttTGCTCGTTGACAtattcgttcgctcgctcattCCTTCGTTCACTCATTCCTTACTTTTTTCTGTTACACGCAAATACGCTTACGTTACGCAtcacacgcatgcacacgcgcgcgcacacatacgcatgcacgcatgcacgcacgcaatTTTTCGCCAGTAATAATTAACtgtaaacaaattatattaatcgacCAACTGGctatatgttatttttattcaaataaacacaacgtttcgatcgTGATTCCGATCCTTTTCAAGTGCTAGTCAAgtcagaaatatgaaattgttgTATGTCAGATTGTACAAACCATGGAGTagtcaaattaaatttaaaatgtataaaaacataaaaagtagtcaattataaataaaatatatgttaactGTCAGATTTGTCAAAAGAATGAAAACGaatgaaaagaaaggaaacgtGGAAACAAAATAAGtactttttttgtttacacGTTTTCTTTCCATTCTTTTGACAAGTCTTACAGTTAACATacatttcaattataattaactactttttatgttttatacatttttaatttaatttgagtgCTTCATGGTTTGTACAATCTGACAcaacaatttcatatttttgacTGAACTAGCGCTTGAAAAGTTTCGGAATCAcgatcgaaacgttgtgtttattaataaattcacatttgaataaaaattacatacagCGAGTTGgtcgattaatataatttgtttacagttaaaaaatgtattttttcagcAAGTGAAAAATATCATTCGTCGCGCGCTGCAAGtggagagaaggagaatgGGGTATACACTACCCCTACCACCGCCGCCTCCCACACCGTATGCACCGTACGCGTCGCCGCCGTCCACACCGTATGCACCGTACCCATATCCAtacagatattaaaaattatctttaaaaatatgcCTTCTCCATTCcattctatataataaatatataaaaaatatattgatgtatttaattttttattacatgtgcACAATTTCCCAATAAATTCCCAGACATCCTTTTACCTGCATTAGATTgcttagaaaaaaaatgatcaaaaacgtacaatattgaaaagttACCTTATATTCAATTGCTCGTTCTGGTTCCTtcgctcgtctctctctctctccctccctccctcacGCAGTCATTCAGTTTCTTTCTAATCAGTCGTTTACTATATCGTTGTTTCATGCCTTTGACATGTTTGGTTTCATCATGTTCGCGCTTCTCTGTTTTCACACTGATTATCCGAATTTCTTTCATGTCCCTTTTACTTTTTACGTCGTTTACATTTTCGCAAACGTAAGAAGaactgtatattatatatatatataatttttatgcattGATTATTCACAGATATAATGCCCTATCacttctatttattttatttctttgccgTATAAGTTACGTATGAAtccataaaataaatgtaatgaatattataaaatctatatcatacacacacacacacacacacacacatacatatatatatgtatatgtatacattttattttataatatacatgaagTATTATTGTTGTGTGGGAGGTGGCTCTGTATTTTGGAACCACCCGGTGTTACGAGCTGATCGTAATCAGCTGCGCGCTCCGAAGACGCCCCGGACGCAACATTCTATACGtataagttattttatattaataaatatgcctatgataatgtaacataaaataataatataatataacatgtattctttacatgtatacaataaacataattttttaacaattagttgtaaaaaaaacatacatatatccatataatacatatacagatatttaaattatgtttatgtaGTACATGTTAAGAACATTTAGTACATGTAaagaatacatattatattatgttattatattattatattatagttatatttattaatataaaagaaaactataccttatatttttaatacttcatatctactataaaataaaaatgtgtatatgtatatatacatataatatattcatattatatacatttatttaatacattcatACGTAAGTTATAcggcaaagaaataaaataaataggcgTGAATGAACATTATCTGCGAGCAATCaatgcataaaaattttatatatacaatatacatttatttctatgtttgcaaaaatgcaaagaatgtaaaaaatacaagcagtatgaaagaaagaatatcaTAACGGGTAATCATAAATATAGTGAAGGAGAGAAGCGAGAAcgtgaaatgaaatattcCAAAAGCATGAAACAACGATCGACTGATTAGAAAGAGACTGAATGACTGcgtgagtgaatgagagacagaaagagcgAGCGATGAAATGCAAGTAAGCACCAAAACTCTTGTAGAGGTTTACTCTCAAGATTTGGAAGAACAATcccggtaaaaaattttttatagatcatcatataaaactatacgtaattatgtatcaaatatgtccatatatgtccatacatacttcctttctcttgtataatttctgatcacatatatgtaaaacaagtaataagaaaaataattgaaaaataagtagaaaagtaatttgcgcattgtctttttgtaaaattgtgattttgtataattgtgagataatattttatacatcatcatatataatcgtatataacatgtttctatatatatagataatatcaataataataattccgccAGATAACTTTTGTATTACACTTGCCAGAATTGTCGAACAATAAATACCttttgtatatacagggtgtcccgcgTAAGTTGTCCAATCGCTCAgctgcaggtagatctcgttaagTTGAACGAAAAAGTCTTATACcaatttgcattttgcacgcaaaattttgagatattaatgaaacaaGCTGAGCGAATCGTTACGCGCGATACGGCGCGAGGCGAGTAGGCGGGAATAGTaggctagccgcgcgcgcgacgcgatggcTGCGAGTATCGggttacagcggcaggcggaacgacgcgtggacaataatttctcggcgtctcattcacgcgcacGTGTTGACAGTCTCGTTCACGCACCGAGAATGTGTTGtcacacatttcttttttatacagttttcaagttttattaatttattaatattattattattactattactattaattatattaatttattactattattaattaatatggttaataatattaattgatattattactcaGTATTTTCGTGCTATCTTGTCCACACCACCTGGCGGTAGATAGCAtggcgcgttttttttaagtggtttcCCCAATAGGTCTAATCCACTCTAATtacttaatgtaataattgttcgaagtgccgtcctccctcttgtacacagatttcggctcttcgactaatattgcgcgtcgcacggtacgccatgtccggcgtgatggtatcgAAGGCCGCAACAATAGCTTCACGGACTTCTTGTTCTGCACCATCACGCCGGTGCTCTatcgcatttttaatataccccCATACGAAATAATCTAATGCATTTAAATCAGGCGACCGTGCCGGCCAGATGATTGGGTCACCTCGACCCATCCACCtgtccggaaaacgcgcgtctaAAATATCCCGCACTTGCCTGCTGTAATGTGCAGGAGCTCCATCGTGTTGATAAATCAACTTCTGCCGTATGTCGAGGGGAACATCTTCAAGGAGCAATGGAAGTTGATTCTGAATAAAAGCCGCGTACAGTGGTCCGTTTAACCGCGGCGGAAGAAAATACGGACCGATCTGAAAATTATCATGAAACGTTAGCAGATAGGAGCGgaagaaaagttgaaataaaagctgaaataaaagatgtacTCACCGCTCGATTTCCAATTACGCCAGCCCAAATATTTATGCTCCAACGATATTGGAATGCACCTTCTCGAACGGCGTGCGGATTTTCTTCTTGCCATTGCAAGAAGTTGCGTGAATTAAACACGCCGTTCGGTGTGAAGGTGGCCTCGTCCGTCCACAGGATGCAGTCGGGGAAGGAAATATTCCGCCGACACTGCGCGAGGAACCCTATACGTATTTCACTGATAATTAAGACGAATAGACGATAAATACACTGCAAATgtcaaataaagataatagaaATACCTTCACAAAAAAAGACGCGCGATTGTAAATCGCCGGGAAGAAGCTGCTGCACCCGTTGGTAATGATACGGATGCAGTCTGTTCCTCCGTAATGTGCGATGTATTACATCCTTGGATATGCCGAGTGTATTTGCTGCTCGACGCACACTGTATCCGGGATTTCTCTCAAATTCCCGTAGAATTCGTTCCTCGTCGCGGACGTGCAGATGCACTGCTCTTCcgggtcgtacatttgaaagGAGAGACCCCGTTTCTCGCAATCTTTGGACGTTTCGTAAGATTGTTCTTCGCGACGGATGTTGACGTTCGGGGAATCTTTCCGCGTATAAGCGTTCCGCGGCCAATGAATTTTCGCCCGCCATTCCATACGTGATAATCATATCCGTATATTCACTTGCGGTAAATTGGGCCATAATGCAATAAAAGCTCGATTTGCCTCGTACGGAACCGAATCGTGCACTGCAGCGTAAGCGTCGAAGACGAGCATTTCGACAATAAACAATTGACGCTCGCAAACTGCCAGTGACGGAAGAAAGACATTCTGTACCTTtgacttaattttataacattaaaaaatttctgtaTAAAAACATCTTTAGAAACGTGGTGACGCATTATTGCATTAGATCGTACGCGGTTTGAATCGACAGATCCTGTTTCGCATAATCTTTGGACATTTTTCGATGTTTTtatagagaattttttatagttataaaattaagtcaAAGGTACAGAATGTCTTTCTTCCGGCACTGGCAATTTGCGAGCGTCAATTGTTTATTGTCGAAATGCTCGTGTTCGCAAACCAGCGTGCGCGATTATATATCGAAAGTTCTAAATTTACGACGCCGATAGCTCcgcgtttctttcttcattgTTCATTGTTGCGATACTATTAGCTGATACATCGCGCTCCGAAATTTAGTGACTCTAACGACTCGTCGTGTTTATATCGATTGCCTCGCTTCAAACGCGTGATCGGTGATCAGCCAATGATACGCAACCACACGTTTTGGCAAAAACCAAATTTCTGGCTAACCGTCGCCGATCGCTCGTCGAATCGAGTCAGTCGGGTGCCTGCTCTTCGCCCGCTCCGTGCTCAGCTGTTCAAGTACATTAACGAGTCTGTCGCCTGCTACTACCCGCGCGGTACTCAAATCAACGGAGTTACAAGCACCGTACTCCATATCGGCATTCGGCGTCGCGAAACTGCCTACTGTGCTGTAATCGCGACGATTTAGCAGTTCGCGGTCTGATTTGGATTCGTCGATCCAATTCCGCTAATCAGTGTGCGATTTGTCGGTGCCTATTCGGCAGCAATCGCGCATAAACCTATATAAACTATAACTGTGCTGTGCTTGTGTATCGTCCGTCGGGCGTGCGGCGAAATCGAGCGAAGCGTGTCGGAAAGAACTGTGGCGGACCGATTAATCACCCACAATCCGTCAATCGTCACTAAAACGAGGAAGGACGATCGGTCGGCACCAGCCAAACCCCCCGAGATCGCGGAGGAATCACTCGATCCAGACGGCCCGCGCGCCTCGCTCGTTTCCGACGGCCAACCTCAACCCGCGTCCCGACGGTCATCAACTGTTATATCGAATAAACGTAAAGCAAATTTGCAACTGGTTAATTTACTTGGTTCAAACCCGTCACAATCACTCTAGCGAGTCTTCGGATTCGCACGACGCACGCTTCCGAGCTCAGCGCTGGGCTGTACCGGTTTCATCTCTGCAACTCCGCGCGTGTGATCGTGTTCGCGATCGGGACACGCCCAGCTCGTCTTCGACGCTTACGCTGCAGTGCACGATTCGGTTCCGTACGAGGCAAATCGAGCTTTTATTGCATTATGGCCCAATTTACCGCAAGTGAATATACGGATATGATTATCACGTATGGAATGGCGGGCGAAAATTCATTGGCCGCGGAACGCTTATACGCGGAAAGATTCCCCGAACGTCAACATCCGTCGCGAAGAACAATCTTACGAAACGTCCAAAGATTGCGAGAAACGGGGTCTCTCctttcaaatgtacgacccgGAAGAGCAGTGCATCTGCACGTCCGCGACGAGGAACGAATTCTACGGGAATTTGAGAGAAATCCCGGATACAGTGTGCGTCGAGCAGCAAATACACTCGGCATATCCAAGGATGTAATACATCGCACATTACGGAGGAACAGACTGCATCCGTATCATTACCAACGGGTGCAGCAGCTTCTTCCCGGCGATTTACAATCGCGCGTCTTTTTTTGTGAAGGTATttctattatctttatttgacATTTGCAGTGTATTTATCGTCTATTCGTCTTAATTATCAGTGAAATACGTATAGGGTTCCTCGCGCAGTGTCGGCGGAATATTTCCTTCCCCGACTGCATCCTGTGGACGGACGAGGCCACCTTCACACCGAACGGCGTGTTTAATTCACGCAACTTCTTGCAATGGCAAGAAGAAAATCCGCACGCCGTTCGAGAAGGTGCATTCCAATATCGTTGGAGCATAAATATTTGGGCTGGCGTAATTGGAAATCGAGCGGTGAgtacatcttttatttcagcttttatttcaacttttcttcCGCTCCTATCTGCTAACGTTTCATGATAATTTTCAGATCGGTCCGTATTTTCTTCCGCCGCGGTTAAACGGACCACTGTACGCGGCTTTTATTCAGAATCAACTTCCATTGCTCCTTGAAGATGTTCCCCTCGACATACGGCAGAAGTTGATTTATCAACACGATGGAGCTCCTGCACATTACAGCAGGCAAGTGCGGGATATTTtagacgcgcgttttccggacaGGTGGATGGGTCGAGGTGACCCAATCATCTGGCCGGCACGGTCGCCTGATTTAAATGCATTAGATTATTTCGTATGggggtatattaaaaatgcgatAGAGCACCGGCGTGATGGTGCAGAACAAGAAGTCCGTGAAGCTATTGTTGCGGCCTTcgataccatcacgccggacatggcgtaccgtgcgacgcgcaatattagtcgaagagccgaaatctgtgtacaagagggaggacggcacttcgaacaattattacattaagtaATTAGAGTGGATTAGACCTATTGGGgaaaccacttaaaaaaaacgcgccaTGCTATCTACCGCCAGGTGGTGTGGACAAGATAGCACGAAAATACtgagtaataatatcaattaatattattaaccatattaattaataatagtaataaattaatataattaatagtaatagtaataataataatattaataaattaataaaacttgaaaactgtataaaaaagaaatgtgtgaCAACACATTCTCGGTGCGTGAACGAGACTGTCAACACgtgcgcgtgaatgagacgccgagaaattattgtccacgcgtcgttccgcctgccgctgtaaccCGATACTCGCAgccatcgcgtcgcgcgcgcggctagcctACTATTCCCGCCTACTCGCCTCGCGCCGTATCGCGCGTAACGATTCGCTCAGCttgtttcattaatatctcaaaattttgcgtgcaaaatgcaaattgGTATAAGACTTTTTCGTTCAActtaacgagatctacctgcagcTGAGCGATTGGACAACTTacgcgagacaccctgtatagataatattttatacatcatcatatataatcgtatataacatatttctatatagaaacatgttatatacgattatatatgatgatgataaaatattatctcacaattatacaaaataacaattttacaaaaagacaatgcgcaaattacttttctacttatttttcaattatttgttctacatatatgagaaattatacaagagaaaggaagtatgtatggatatatttgatacataattttatgtttctatataattacgtacagttttatatgatgatgtataaaaaattttttaccgggTATTGATTTATGAATTGCAACAATTCATAATTCGGGCCCCTAAAAATCATAATCCGACCCTGGCGAGGCGCGAAGAAGCCAAAACGAGCAATCGAGCGAGCATGCGATCAAGTGAAAGTAGACACATATGTGTGGcaacatgtatgtataatactttCACACACATGAACAGACGAAGATAATGCTGCCGTGCTAACAGATTGTGGCGCCATCTCTCGTAAGATCCGGCACCTACTTTGTACGAATTACTGCTCTTTTTATCATCTCCATCTgtatttaatgttataaaatttacattactaatatctttttttctaggCTTTTACTCTTAGTtctaattacataatatttgtcTTAAATGTTGTCCCTAGAGGGCGACAGTCTTATTTGGCATACAGGGTGTaacaaaagtctggaaacggtcgaatatttcataaactatgcattttagaaagaaatatttcagacaaaagttgtttggttcAAAGAGGCACATAAGTTGgtgtcattggtttgaccttgagtgaacatGCCAAAGTCAGAAAGAGTTCAACTttggttttttaaattgaacaccctatttattattgcatatccttgtagcttacctcgagagctttccaaaacactatatgaaagtattttttcgctcattactctgtgagttatgaggcttgaaggttacacagtaccgccggcattagcattacccaaggtgtaccgcatggaggttgcacggtcggatttacacctcgtgtgtgtgcgtgcgtgtgtgtgcgcgcgcgtgtgtgcgtgtgtgcgtgcgcgcgtgtgtgtgcacggcAGGGATCAGGACCCCGGGGCTCGTCACTGCTCCGGTATTtcaagactccaaaccctccctGCCGTGACGTGTATTtgttgtgcgtgcgtgcgtttcgTTTAGTTGAGTAAGTGTTCAAATTGACCTCTGTCTGCTGCTTGACAGTGGCCTAGtcgtagataaaaattatttaaaacatttcgtctCATCTCTGCCGAGATAAGATCGCTTTGCTGTATTATACGTTCCCTAAGGTCCACAAGGTTGGCAGGTTTTGTTtcgtatacattatttttaagatatccccaaaaaaataatcgacaggtgtaagatctggtgatctaGCAGGCCACTCTATTTGACCACGTCTTCTTATCCATCGATTTGGAAAAGTATTATCCAAAAATTGCCGTACTGCTACTGCATAGTGTGGCCCTGCAGCATCTTGTTGGaaccaaatattttctatgttcCCATCAAACATATTTTCAAGAGCGGGTATGACTTCATTTTGCAATAGCTCCTGATAGATCGCTGCGTTCAAATTCCCATTAATGAAGAATGGCCCGACT
Protein-coding sequences here:
- the LOC113561590 gene encoding formin-like protein 14, with the translated sequence MAPNPFQASLFCSRQSQLCYDRTTIPRRTYRKAKSEGATHPETTHPETTTAIIPPPPPSQPPPLTEQQTTTTAMVPSPPLSQSPPPTGQQTTTTTVTIPPSTGQQTTDHPPSRDAGKGRGRGRGAPVSHKQVKNIIRRALQVERRRMGYTLPLPPPPPTPYAPYASPPSTPYAPYPYPYRY